A genomic region of [Eubacterium] eligens ATCC 27750 contains the following coding sequences:
- a CDS encoding DegV family protein: MGKVAILTDSNSGITQAQSKELGVKVIPMPFFIDGEQYFEDINLTQEEFYEKLKQDADISTSQPSIGEMQDAFDELLKEYDELVYIPMSSGLSGTCQTAAMVADDYDGKVQVVNNQRISVTMRQSVLDAKELAKRGKSAAEIKEILEKHKMESSIYITLDTLKYLKKGGRITPAAAAIGTMLKLNPVLQIQGEKLDAFAKARGKASAKKIMLKAMQDDLDTRFAEFAKDGKMHMEVAYSGNPEEVEEWAALVKETFPQFDFHMDPLSLSVACHIGHGALAIATSAYLPELD; encoded by the coding sequence ATGGGTAAAGTTGCCATACTTACAGACAGTAACAGTGGAATTACACAGGCTCAGTCTAAGGAGCTTGGAGTTAAAGTTATACCAATGCCGTTCTTTATAGATGGAGAACAGTATTTTGAAGATATTAATCTTACACAGGAAGAGTTTTACGAGAAGTTAAAGCAGGATGCTGATATATCTACTTCACAGCCTTCTATTGGTGAGATGCAGGACGCATTTGATGAGCTTCTTAAGGAATATGATGAGCTTGTATATATTCCTATGTCAAGCGGGCTCAGCGGAACATGTCAGACAGCGGCTATGGTTGCTGATGATTATGATGGAAAGGTTCAGGTTGTCAATAACCAGAGAATTTCTGTAACCATGAGACAGTCTGTTCTTGATGCGAAGGAGCTTGCTAAGAGAGGTAAGTCTGCGGCAGAGATTAAGGAGATTCTTGAGAAGCATAAGATGGAATCAAGCATATATATTACACTTGATACTCTTAAGTACTTAAAGAAGGGCGGAAGAATAACTCCTGCGGCAGCTGCTATTGGAACTATGTTAAAGCTTAATCCTGTGCTTCAGATTCAGGGTGAGAAGTTAGATGCATTTGCCAAGGCAAGAGGTAAGGCTTCTGCGAAGAAGATTATGCTTAAGGCAATGCAGGATGATTTAGATACAAGATTTGCAGAATTTGCAAAGGATGGAAAGATGCATATGGAGGTTGCTTATTCAGGTAATCCTGAGGAGGTAGAGGAATGGGCTGCGTTAGTTAAAGAGACTTTCCCACAGTTTGATTTCCACATGGATCCGCTTTCACTTTCAGTTGCCTGCCACATAGGACATGGTGCACTTGCGATAGCGACATCTGCTTATCTGCCAGAACTTGATTAA
- the dapA gene encoding 4-hydroxy-tetrahydrodipicolinate synthase → MSVFTGAGVAIITPMKANGEVNYDKLGEFLDYQINNSTDAIIICGTTGEASTLTHEEHVETIRFAADYVKKRVPVIAGTGSNCTETAVWLSQEAQKAGVDGCLVVTPYYNKATQKGLIQHYTAVAKSVDLPIIMYNVPGRTGCNIQPETAAKLAKDVDNIVAIKAATGNLAQESKTMALAEGRLDMYSGEDGLIVPLMSIGAKGVISVLSNVAPKQTHDICATFAAGDVAKAAQLQFKALELVDALFCEVNPIPVKHALNLMGWDMGPLRSPLCEMEEANLERLKKAMVNYGIL, encoded by the coding sequence ATGTCAGTATTTACCGGAGCCGGTGTAGCGATTATTACACCAATGAAAGCTAATGGAGAAGTTAATTATGATAAGCTTGGAGAATTCCTTGATTACCAGATTAATAACTCAACAGATGCAATTATTATCTGTGGAACAACAGGAGAGGCATCAACACTTACACATGAGGAGCATGTAGAAACAATTAGATTTGCTGCTGATTATGTAAAGAAAAGAGTTCCTGTTATTGCAGGAACAGGTTCTAACTGCACAGAAACAGCTGTATGGCTTTCACAGGAAGCACAGAAGGCAGGAGTTGATGGATGTCTTGTAGTTACACCATATTATAATAAAGCAACACAGAAGGGCCTTATCCAGCACTATACAGCGGTTGCGAAGTCAGTAGACCTTCCTATCATTATGTATAATGTTCCTGGAAGAACAGGCTGCAATATCCAGCCAGAGACAGCAGCCAAGCTTGCTAAGGATGTTGACAATATCGTTGCTATCAAAGCTGCAACAGGTAATCTTGCACAGGAGAGCAAGACAATGGCATTAGCTGAGGGAAGACTTGATATGTACTCAGGTGAAGACGGACTTATTGTTCCTCTTATGTCAATTGGAGCAAAGGGTGTAATTTCAGTATTATCTAATGTTGCTCCTAAGCAGACACATGATATCTGCGCTACATTTGCAGCAGGAGATGTTGCTAAGGCTGCACAGTTACAGTTTAAGGCATTAGAACTTGTAGATGCATTATTCTGCGAGGTTAATCCAATTCCTGTTAAGCATGCACTTAACCTTATGGGATGGGATATGGGACCACTCAGAAGCCCATTATGCGAGATGGAAGAGGCTAACCTTGAGAGATTAAAGAAAGCAATGGTTAACTACGGAATACTTTAA
- a CDS encoding helix-turn-helix domain-containing protein — protein sequence MDSDLGAKVKKLRIAHGLTQEDVAKALEVTPGYISNVENGRNLMTLRMLSYYAELTGVSLDYLAGSVDKSYQNTALDNEIMQIVQKLDVDSKEKLISTLRIWFAENK from the coding sequence ATGGATAGCGATTTAGGAGCTAAAGTTAAGAAGTTAAGAATTGCACACGGTCTTACACAGGAAGACGTTGCTAAAGCATTAGAGGTTACACCTGGTTACATAAGTAATGTTGAGAATGGCCGTAACCTTATGACATTAAGAATGCTTTCATATTATGCAGAGCTTACAGGAGTTTCTCTTGATTATCTTGCAGGAAGCGTTGACAAGTCATACCAGAATACAGCTCTTGACAATGAAATCATGCAGATTGTACAGAAGTTAGATGTTGATTCTAAGGAAAAGCTTATCTCTACACTCAGAATCTGGTTTGCTGAGAATAAGTAA
- a CDS encoding single-stranded DNA-binding protein, which translates to MLDKVIENNRVCIIGEIVSEFTFSHEVFGEGFYIANVSVNRLSDMVDVIPLMISERLIDVTKDYRGMKIEVAGQFRSYNRHEGTKNKLVLSIFVRELRFLEDDEMPEEQSKSNQIFLDGYVCKPPIYRKTPLGREIADILVAVNRPYGKSDYIPCIAWGRNARFAGGLEVGAHLQVSGRVQSREYTKKIGEEEVERRVAYEVSVSKIDLVEDEE; encoded by the coding sequence ATGCTTGATAAAGTAATTGAAAACAACAGAGTGTGTATCATTGGAGAGATTGTCTCAGAGTTCACTTTCAGCCATGAGGTCTTTGGAGAGGGCTTCTATATTGCTAATGTATCAGTGAACAGATTAAGTGATATGGTGGATGTCATACCACTTATGATATCTGAAAGACTTATTGATGTTACTAAGGATTATAGAGGAATGAAGATTGAGGTTGCAGGACAGTTCCGCTCATATAACAGACATGAAGGAACTAAGAATAAGCTTGTTCTCTCAATATTTGTAAGAGAATTAAGATTTTTAGAAGATGACGAGATGCCTGAAGAGCAGTCAAAGTCTAACCAGATATTCCTTGACGGATATGTATGCAAGCCTCCTATTTATAGAAAAACTCCATTAGGAAGAGAAATTGCAGATATCTTAGTGGCTGTAAACAGACCATATGGCAAGTCGGATTACATACCATGTATAGCATGGGGAAGAAATGCAAGATTTGCAGGAGGTCTTGAAGTAGGTGCACATCTTCAGGTTAGCGGACGTGTACAGAGCAGAGAGTACACTAAGAAAATAGGAGAAGAAGAGGTTGAGAGAAGAGTTGCTTATGAGGTATCAGTAAGCAAGATTGACCTTGTTGAAGATGAGGAATAA
- a CDS encoding RNA polymerase sigma factor, with product MDDNQIINLFFQRNEDAINAVDEKYGSKLNALAANILQSREDGLECVNDMYMKAWNSIPPARPEYLFAFLATSARNIAIDMIRKNNAGKRQAKVVELTKELEECIGDGGLQTHLDKEDIGEMLSHFLETVDKNKRIIFLRRYWYSDSIKDISERMQMSESAVKVTLHRTRKELRKYLESEGLYL from the coding sequence ATGGATGATAATCAGATAATTAATTTATTTTTTCAAAGGAATGAAGATGCAATTAATGCAGTTGATGAAAAATATGGTTCTAAGTTAAATGCACTGGCAGCCAATATATTGCAATCAAGAGAGGATGGGCTGGAATGTGTCAATGACATGTATATGAAGGCATGGAACAGCATACCGCCTGCAAGACCAGAGTATTTATTCGCATTTCTTGCAACATCTGCAAGAAATATTGCGATTGATATGATAAGGAAAAACAATGCTGGTAAGAGGCAGGCAAAAGTGGTTGAGCTGACAAAAGAGCTGGAAGAATGCATAGGTGATGGCGGATTGCAGACACATCTGGACAAGGAAGATATTGGAGAGATGTTATCGCATTTTCTTGAAACAGTTGATAAAAATAAAAGAATTATATTTCTCAGGCGGTACTGGTACTCGGACTCAATTAAAGATATTTCAGAAAGGATGCAGATGAGCGAATCAGCAGTGAAAGTTACTCTTCACAGAACGAGAAAAGAATTAAGAAAATATCTGGAAAGCGAGGGTTTATATCTATGA
- the pepF gene encoding oligoendopeptidase F: MPARSEIDDKFKWAVSDLYSSDEAWEKDYNSILELTDQPSELKGRMGESAGMLYKALKEYEQVEYITERVYVYAFMKYYEDTGNSKYQEISGKAQMAAMKVSEKYAFLEPELISIDADVLDKYISEDERLGMYKHFIDDCLAGKEHTLSEKEEALLAKASQMSTVPDEVFSKFNNADVKFGKVKRENGQEDELTNGNFATFMESHDRAVRKAAFEALYKQYGAYINTIAAAFYGNVKQAMFYADARGYKSTLNMYLDGSFIPENVYKNLIKTVNDNLDKMYCYVDIRKKALGVDELHFYDIYAPMVEDIDWKISYDEAKDIVVKALAPMGEEYVSHIKEGFNNGWVDVYENTGKRSGAFSWGAYGTHPYVFLNYSDTLNDVFTVIHEMGHAMHTYYSNANQPYIYAGYKIFVAEVASTCNEAILMQYMLKNTDDEKKKRYLLNHFFEQFKGTLYRQTMFAEFEMEAHAKAEQGEVLSAESLCAMYKKLNEKYFGPDMVIDDEIALEWARIPHFYTPFYVYQYATGYSAAIAISTKILAGDEQVIAGYRKFLSGGSSMHPIELLKLCGIDMTRPDVVQEALDVFGKLLKQW, translated from the coding sequence ATGCCAGCAAGAAGTGAGATTGATGATAAGTTTAAATGGGCTGTGAGTGATTTATACAGCTCTGATGAAGCATGGGAGAAGGATTATAACAGTATACTTGAACTGACTGACCAGCCAAGTGAGCTTAAGGGCAGGATGGGCGAGTCTGCCGGCATGCTTTACAAGGCGCTTAAGGAGTATGAACAGGTAGAATACATTACTGAAAGAGTGTATGTGTATGCATTTATGAAATATTATGAGGATACAGGCAATTCAAAGTATCAGGAAATATCTGGGAAAGCCCAGATGGCTGCGATGAAGGTGTCAGAGAAGTATGCATTTTTAGAGCCTGAGCTTATATCAATAGATGCTGATGTGCTTGATAAATATATCAGCGAGGATGAAAGGCTGGGAATGTATAAGCATTTTATTGATGACTGCCTCGCAGGGAAAGAGCATACGCTTTCTGAAAAGGAGGAAGCACTGCTTGCAAAGGCATCACAGATGTCAACTGTGCCTGATGAGGTATTCTCTAAGTTTAACAATGCTGATGTTAAGTTTGGCAAGGTGAAAAGAGAGAATGGACAGGAAGATGAGCTGACTAACGGCAATTTTGCCACATTTATGGAAAGTCATGACAGAGCTGTAAGAAAGGCGGCATTTGAGGCGTTGTATAAGCAGTATGGGGCGTATATCAACACAATTGCGGCAGCGTTTTATGGCAATGTCAAGCAGGCAATGTTCTATGCAGACGCAAGGGGTTACAAGTCAACACTGAACATGTATCTTGATGGTTCATTTATTCCGGAAAATGTATATAAGAATCTTATTAAGACTGTCAATGACAATCTTGACAAAATGTACTGCTATGTTGATATAAGAAAGAAGGCACTTGGTGTTGACGAGCTGCATTTTTATGATATATATGCACCGATGGTAGAGGATATTGACTGGAAGATAAGCTATGATGAGGCTAAGGACATTGTTGTGAAGGCACTTGCACCAATGGGTGAGGAGTATGTTTCACACATTAAAGAAGGCTTTAATAATGGCTGGGTAGATGTGTATGAGAATACCGGAAAGCGTTCGGGAGCATTTTCATGGGGCGCTTATGGCACACACCCATATGTATTTCTTAATTACTCAGATACACTCAATGATGTTTTTACGGTTATTCATGAGATGGGACATGCAATGCACACTTATTATTCTAATGCAAACCAGCCTTATATTTATGCAGGATATAAGATCTTTGTTGCGGAGGTTGCGTCAACCTGTAATGAAGCGATTCTTATGCAGTATATGTTAAAGAATACTGATGATGAGAAGAAGAAAAGATATCTGCTCAATCATTTCTTTGAGCAGTTTAAGGGAACTCTTTACAGACAGACGATGTTTGCAGAGTTTGAGATGGAAGCGCATGCAAAGGCTGAACAGGGTGAGGTTTTATCAGCAGAGAGCCTTTGTGCCATGTACAAGAAACTGAATGAGAAGTATTTCGGCCCGGATATGGTTATTGATGATGAGATAGCACTTGAGTGGGCAAGAATACCACATTTTTACACACCATTCTATGTATACCAGTATGCAACAGGCTATTCCGCTGCAATTGCAATATCAACCAAGATACTTGCAGGTGATGAGCAGGTTATAGCAGGCTACAGAAAGTTCTTGTCAGGCGGCTCTTCAATGCACCCTATTGAGCTTCTTAAGCTGTGCGGAATAGATATGACAAGACCGGATGTTGTGCAGGAAGCACTGGATGTGTTTGGGAAATTACTAAAACAGTGGTAA
- a CDS encoding ABC transporter ATP-binding protein, whose protein sequence is MNLHAPKGIDVENWFIECYRKHKGHPLKILIGLYKGNYNKFFLAVLFFFIKHAPVWVLPIVTANIINDITSGSPDTIQNIIIQAIIMVALVALNVPMNYLYTRYKSLATRYAETGLRKALVRKLQQLSISYHKETQSGRLQSKIMRDVEAVETLSTQMFLSILNIALNIGVALFVTVSKSLIVFLFFLLTTPLAAATMVFFRNIMKKRNTEFRKEMEETSARVMEMVELIPVTRAHALEEEEVTKMSGQLFAVAEKGYKLDVIQALFGSVGWAIFQIFQVVCLGFTGFLALKGSVGPGDITLYQSYFATIVSQVSSLMSLIPVIAKGVESVNSIGEVLLEEDIECNDGKEALDSVEGEFDFKNVRFAYNNTDKPVLHELNLHVDKGQTIALVGESGAGKSTILNLVIGFNFATDGVVTIDGHDIRDIDLRSYRKHLAVVPQTSILFSGTIRDNITYGIDDVDEDTLNKVVDAANLRDLIDSLPDGLDTVVGEHGGKLSGGQRQRVSIARALMRNPKVIVLDEATSALDSISEKLIQEALNNLTKDRTTFIVAHRLSTIKGADRIAVIADGHCVEYGTYDELMELKGEFYQMKSIQS, encoded by the coding sequence ATGAATTTACATGCACCAAAGGGAATTGATGTTGAGAATTGGTTCATTGAGTGCTATAGGAAACATAAGGGGCATCCGTTAAAGATACTTATAGGGCTTTATAAGGGAAATTATAATAAGTTCTTTCTTGCGGTATTATTTTTCTTTATAAAGCATGCCCCTGTGTGGGTTCTGCCAATTGTAACGGCTAATATTATCAATGATATTACAAGCGGTTCGCCAGATACTATACAGAATATTATTATTCAGGCAATAATTATGGTTGCATTAGTTGCTCTTAATGTGCCAATGAATTATCTGTATACAAGATATAAATCATTAGCAACGAGATATGCAGAAACAGGACTTAGAAAAGCACTTGTAAGGAAACTGCAACAGCTTTCAATTTCGTATCACAAAGAGACACAGTCAGGCAGACTGCAATCAAAGATAATGCGAGATGTGGAGGCGGTTGAGACACTATCAACACAGATGTTTTTAAGTATATTAAATATTGCACTTAATATTGGAGTTGCACTTTTTGTTACGGTATCAAAGAGTCTTATAGTATTCTTATTCTTTCTTCTTACTACACCTCTTGCGGCGGCAACTATGGTATTTTTCAGAAATATTATGAAGAAGAGAAATACCGAGTTCCGTAAAGAGATGGAAGAGACATCTGCAAGGGTTATGGAGATGGTTGAGCTTATTCCGGTTACAAGGGCACATGCACTTGAAGAGGAAGAGGTAACCAAGATGAGCGGACAGCTTTTTGCAGTTGCTGAGAAAGGCTATAAGCTTGATGTTATACAGGCATTATTTGGCTCGGTTGGATGGGCAATATTCCAGATTTTTCAGGTTGTGTGTCTGGGATTCACAGGATTTCTTGCTTTAAAGGGAAGTGTTGGTCCTGGAGATATTACACTTTACCAAAGTTATTTTGCAACAATAGTAAGCCAGGTATCATCACTTATGTCACTTATACCAGTAATTGCCAAGGGCGTTGAGTCGGTTAATTCTATTGGAGAAGTACTTCTTGAAGAAGATATTGAATGTAATGACGGAAAAGAAGCACTTGATAGTGTAGAAGGTGAGTTTGATTTTAAAAATGTCAGATTTGCCTATAATAATACAGATAAACCGGTACTTCATGAACTTAATCTTCATGTTGATAAGGGACAGACGATTGCACTTGTGGGAGAATCAGGAGCCGGTAAATCTACAATTCTTAACCTTGTTATAGGCTTTAATTTCGCCACAGACGGAGTTGTTACAATTGATGGACATGATATCAGAGATATTGATCTTAGAAGTTATAGAAAGCATCTGGCGGTTGTACCGCAGACATCAATATTATTCTCAGGTACTATAAGAGATAATATAACATATGGAATAGATGATGTTGATGAAGATACACTTAACAAAGTTGTTGACGCAGCTAATTTAAGAGATCTTATAGATTCACTTCCGGATGGATTAGACACAGTTGTCGGAGAACATGGAGGAAAGCTTTCAGGAGGCCAGAGACAGCGTGTATCAATCGCAAGGGCACTTATGAGAAATCCTAAGGTAATAGTTCTTGATGAGGCAACATCGGCATTAGACAGTATATCCGAGAAGCTTATTCAGGAGGCACTTAATAATCTTACTAAAGACAGGACAACATTTATAGTTGCACACAGATTATCAACTATAAAGGGTGCAGACAGAATAGCAGTAATAGCGGATGGCCATTGTGTTGAATATGGAACATATGATGAGCTTATGGAACTTAAAGGCGAGTTCTATCAGATGAAATCAATACAGAGTTAA
- a CDS encoding GNAT family N-acetyltransferase produces the protein MKYIEIDYLDSILMNALEELINKCDGYEPYYCDSHNDSFIQCALVDEDADSPVMYGFIGLLINDECRYVEVSGLIAPDFRHRGHFHNMLSICYRKLKSSSAGNLELIAPISGELLNCSLCGDVCFYEYLYQLDKAHFNLESIQAAEPDNAEYYLEGEDYLMYLPEYEEPVALLYLDTQNTFVNVYGVFVDEKLRGKGIGTCLMKHFLKDYFNIASLPLVLNVTSNNRAAVALYKKCGFAEASRIEYHYINCSDN, from the coding sequence ATGAAATATATTGAGATTGACTATCTGGACAGCATTTTAATGAATGCTCTTGAAGAACTTATTAACAAATGTGACGGCTACGAGCCTTATTACTGTGATTCCCATAACGACAGCTTTATCCAGTGTGCGCTTGTTGATGAAGATGCAGATTCACCTGTAATGTATGGCTTTATTGGACTGCTTATCAATGATGAATGCAGGTATGTTGAAGTTTCAGGTCTTATAGCTCCTGATTTTCGCCATAGAGGACATTTTCATAATATGCTATCCATCTGTTACAGGAAGCTTAAAAGCAGCTCTGCTGGCAATTTAGAGCTTATTGCGCCTATAAGCGGAGAACTTCTTAATTGTTCTTTATGTGGTGATGTATGTTTCTACGAATATCTGTACCAGCTTGATAAAGCACATTTTAACTTAGAATCAATACAGGCTGCAGAGCCTGACAATGCCGAATATTATCTTGAGGGTGAGGATTATCTTATGTATCTGCCGGAATATGAAGAACCTGTGGCGCTTCTTTATCTTGATACACAGAACACATTTGTCAATGTATACGGAGTATTCGTTGATGAGAAGCTTCGTGGGAAAGGCATTGGTACATGCCTTATGAAGCATTTTCTTAAAGACTACTTTAACATTGCTTCACTTCCACTCGTACTTAATGTAACAAGCAATAACAGGGCAGCTGTGGCATTATATAAAAAATGCGGCTTCGCCGAAGCAAGCCGCATTGAATATCATTATATTAACTGTTCTGACAACTAG
- the typA gene encoding translational GTPase TypA, with product MKTKRDDIRNIAIIAHVDHGKTTLVDELLKQSGTFRANQEVAERVMDSNDIERERGITILSKNTAITYKDTKINIIDTPGHADFGGEVERVLKMVNGVILVVDAFEGVMPQTKFVLQKALDMNLSVIVCINKIDRPEARPEEVIDEILELFIDLDANEDQLDCPFIFASAKSGYAMADLNDEKKDMQPLFDCIVNNIPAPEGDPDADTQMLISTIDYNEFVGRIGVGKIDNGSLKVNQEVMIVNHHDPSVKKRVRITKLYTFNGLNKVEVNEAGIGEIVAVSGIADIHIGDTICSLNNPVAIPFQKISEPTLSMDFMVNDSPLAGKEGKFVTSRHLRDRLFKELNTDVSLRVEETPGVENSFKVSGRGELHLSVLIENMRREGYEFAVSKAEVLYHTDERGKKLEPMELAYIDVPDDCTGSVIQKLSQRKGELLGMSPINGGYTRLQFSIPSRGLIGYRGEFLTDTKGNGIINSSFEGYEEYKGDISYRKNGSLIAYESGDAITYGLFNAQERGTLFIGPGEKVYAGMIVGENPRTEDIEVNVCKTKHLTNTRSSSADEALRLVPPKILSLEQALDYIDTDELLEVTPKSLRIRKKILDHTARYRANKK from the coding sequence ATGAAAACAAAGCGTGATGATATTCGTAATATTGCAATTATTGCCCACGTTGATCATGGTAAGACAACCCTTGTTGATGAGCTGTTGAAGCAGAGCGGAACTTTCAGAGCTAATCAGGAAGTCGCTGAACGAGTTATGGATTCCAATGATATCGAAAGAGAAAGAGGAATCACTATTCTTTCTAAGAATACAGCTATCACATATAAGGATACTAAGATTAACATTATTGATACTCCTGGCCATGCCGATTTTGGCGGTGAGGTTGAACGAGTACTTAAAATGGTTAACGGCGTTATTCTTGTTGTTGACGCATTCGAAGGTGTTATGCCTCAGACTAAGTTCGTATTACAGAAAGCCCTTGATATGAATCTTTCTGTTATAGTATGTATTAACAAGATAGACAGACCAGAAGCAAGACCAGAAGAAGTTATCGATGAGATCTTAGAGCTTTTCATTGACCTTGATGCTAATGAAGATCAGCTTGATTGTCCATTCATTTTTGCTTCAGCTAAGTCAGGCTATGCTATGGCAGACCTTAATGATGAAAAGAAAGACATGCAGCCACTCTTCGACTGTATCGTCAATAACATTCCTGCACCAGAGGGTGACCCTGATGCAGATACACAGATGCTTATCTCTACTATTGACTACAACGAATTCGTTGGTAGAATTGGTGTAGGTAAGATTGATAATGGAAGCCTTAAGGTTAATCAAGAGGTTATGATTGTTAACCACCATGATCCAAGCGTTAAGAAGCGTGTAAGAATTACTAAGCTTTATACATTTAACGGACTTAATAAGGTAGAAGTTAATGAAGCAGGAATCGGTGAAATTGTTGCTGTATCAGGTATTGCTGATATTCATATCGGTGATACAATCTGTTCACTTAACAACCCTGTTGCCATTCCTTTCCAGAAGATTTCAGAGCCTACTCTTTCTATGGACTTCATGGTTAATGACAGTCCTCTTGCAGGTAAAGAAGGTAAATTCGTTACTTCAAGACATTTAAGAGACAGACTTTTCAAGGAACTTAATACAGATGTTAGTTTAAGAGTTGAGGAAACACCTGGCGTTGAGAACTCATTTAAGGTTTCAGGACGTGGTGAGCTTCATCTTTCAGTTCTTATTGAGAATATGAGAAGAGAAGGTTATGAATTTGCAGTAAGTAAAGCCGAGGTACTCTACCACACAGATGAGAGAGGTAAGAAGCTTGAGCCTATGGAACTTGCTTATATCGATGTCCCAGATGACTGCACAGGATCTGTTATCCAGAAGTTAAGCCAGAGAAAAGGCGAACTCCTTGGTATGTCACCAATTAACGGCGGATACACAAGACTTCAATTCTCTATTCCTTCAAGAGGTCTTATCGGATACAGAGGCGAATTCCTTACTGATACTAAGGGTAACGGTATTATCAATTCTTCTTTTGAAGGATATGAAGAATACAAAGGAGACATTTCTTACAGAAAGAATGGTTCTCTTATCGCTTACGAAAGCGGTGATGCTATCACTTATGGTCTTTTCAATGCGCAGGAAAGAGGTACTCTTTTCATTGGACCAGGTGAGAAAGTATATGCCGGAATGATCGTTGGCGAGAATCCTCGTACTGAGGATATTGAGGTTAATGTATGCAAGACAAAGCATCTTACCAACACTCGTTCTTCAAGTGCTGATGAGGCCCTCCGTCTTGTTCCGCCTAAGATTCTTAGCTTGGAGCAGGCACTGGATTATATTGACACAGACGAATTACTTGAAGTAACACCTAAGAGTCTTAGAATCCGTAAGAAGATTCTTGATCACACAGCTCGTTACAGAGCAAACAAAAAGTAA
- the dapB gene encoding 4-hydroxy-tetrahydrodipicolinate reductase yields MTRIIMHGCNGHMGQVITGIVANDANAQIVAGIDLRDDGHNSYPVFASLEECNVEADVIIDFASAKAEDTLVDYIKKTKIPAVICTTGLSDGQIASINEASKSVAILRSANMSLGINTLFKLLQDAAKVFASAGFDIEIVEKHHNQKLDAPSGTALALADSMKEVLDDDYFYRYDRSQLRQKRDPKEIGISAVRGGTIVGEHEVIFAGEDEVIEFKHTAHSKAVFAKGAVEAAKFLAGKPAGMYDMRDVIAAKN; encoded by the coding sequence ATGACAAGAATAATTATGCATGGCTGTAACGGCCATATGGGACAGGTTATTACAGGAATAGTTGCTAATGATGCTAATGCACAGATAGTAGCAGGAATTGACCTTCGCGATGACGGACATAACTCATATCCGGTATTTGCTTCATTAGAAGAATGTAATGTTGAAGCAGATGTTATTATTGATTTCGCATCAGCTAAGGCAGAGGATACACTTGTTGACTATATTAAGAAAACTAAGATTCCTGCTGTAATATGTACAACAGGATTAAGCGATGGGCAGATTGCATCAATCAATGAAGCATCAAAGAGTGTTGCAATATTACGTTCAGCTAATATGTCACTTGGAATCAATACATTATTCAAGCTTTTACAGGATGCTGCCAAAGTGTTTGCGTCAGCAGGCTTTGATATTGAGATAGTTGAAAAGCACCACAACCAGAAGCTTGATGCGCCAAGTGGAACAGCTCTTGCACTTGCAGATTCAATGAAGGAAGTGCTTGATGATGATTATTTCTACAGATATGACAGAAGCCAGTTAAGACAGAAGCGTGATCCTAAGGAAATCGGAATCAGTGCCGTAAGAGGCGGAACTATTGTTGGAGAGCATGAAGTAATCTTTGCTGGAGAAGACGAGGTTATAGAATTCAAGCATACCGCACATTCTAAGGCTGTATTTGCAAAGGGTGCAGTTGAGGCTGCCAAGTTCCTTGCAGGAAAGCCGGCTGGAATGTACGATATGAGAGATGTTATTGCAGCTAAGAACTAG